The sequence CCCCCCTGTCCCCGCTGGattgttcacattatattatttgtgtCTGAACCGTGGTGCATTTGCataatcttttttattattacaataaattatttttttttataaattatttaaattataatcgCAATGATTGTCATTTGAGAATTATTTTTACACTTCATCAGAATTATTGCACTTTCACCATAAGCATAAGTCAAGAGACTCAGTTCATCAGTGGGAAGGTTAGATTACATATTACGCAAACTCTGACCAACTCCGCACCAAAAGCGCTAGTGCGAAAGCATCTTCAGACTTCACTAACTTGCACTTCTGCATTCAGCTTATGGCTGAATGTTAATTGCTATAACGTTTTATTCTTTTTCAGGTTTTTGTGTGTAATAGTGCTAAATATGGGGAACTCGGGCAGCCGTTTGGCTATCTAAAGGCCAGCACAGCTCTCACCTGTGTCAACCTGTTCGTCATGCCCTATAACTACCCTGTGGTGCTGCCTTTGCTTGGTAAGTTTCATTAATAATATCTCATTTATTAGAATTTATCATATGAAGGTtgatttttgtctttttgtcctGTCTTGTTTTTAACATCtcaagtaaaaacaaaattgacACTCTGTATTTGCTTTTGTATTTTTGATTGTTGATGGATACAAGTCACATAACTGTTCATCATGCATTTATAGATGACTTGATTACTGTGCATAAGTTCAAGCCTCCAGCGAAGTGGCGACAGTCTTTTGAAAACTATCTTAAAACAATGCCGCCCTACTACATCACTGTAAGTAATGGAATCAGTCATGTTCATTTTAACATtacaaaagtaatttaatttatttattttctttatttcttcatCCTGATTCTCCCAGGCCCTGCGGAAAGCACTAAGAATGATGGGAGCTCCAAACCTGTTGGCTGACAACATGGAGTACGGCCTCAGCTACAGTGTTGTGTCCTATCTcaaaaagctcagtcagcaggtGTGTTCTAATATAGCTTGTTTCTAGAGTCTTTATTCTTAAAAGTGCTTCATGAAGTTCTATTATTAAATTCTGTATATTACAGACAAAGGTCGAGGCAGACAGAGTTTGTGCATCAATAGGGAAAAAGACGGTGCCAGAAGGCGGGATTAAACTTCGCTGCAGAAGCTCCGCCCTCTCTCTGGCACACAGGAAGGATTTCACACAACTGCTGCATAGTATCATGGGAGATGGGCCAGCTCTGCCAATGGAGGCAAACACCAAGGAGTTTGCTGGCTTTCAACTAGCTGCTCTGAATAAAGTGTGTACATTTACACTACTGTAAATACTGCACACTTTGTAGATGTTTTGTACTGTTATGTGCTCAAGACCAGGAGATCCACAAAGAATACACATACATATGATATCTAAATTTAAAACAAGTCTGAGtgagattattgtttaaaaGGCTGGAATTGATTGCAAGTGTTTTGCATATATATGGCACACTTGATGTTTTTAACAGGGAACTGTTCAGCAAACGATCCATGGTCTTGCCAATTCAGATCCCTCATCTTTGTCATTATCCTCTGACAACACAGGCATTAAAACCACAAGGATTGCGGAACCCCTATGATATCCCAAGGGCTCATCTGCTGGACCAGCTGAGTCGCATGAGGCGGAACCTTCTGCACGCTAGCATCTGCATTCTAAAAGGACAAGATCAAGGTAACACTCAGACAGCCATGAATGGTTATTGATTTCTTTGGAGCAGTTTCCTGAATGTCTGGGCGATTCACTCAATTAAATATAGCTTCTGATTTCTGAAAGAACTGCCAGCCTCTGACTGCAATTTGTTATATAATATGTTCACGATGCCATTTAAATGGTAATTTTTGAACATTAGTTATGTAACTtcaaatctatatatatatatatatatatatatttattattattattattattattattattattattattattattattattattattattattattattattattattattattttattatattttttttttttttttttttttttttttctagatcaGCTTCACAGTGTGCCTATAGCTCAGATGGGCAACTATCAGGACTACTTGAAGCATTGCCCAGCCCCTCTGAGAGAGGCAGACCCCGATCAGCCTAAACGTCTGCACACCTTTGGTAACCCCTTCAAATTGGACAAGAAGGTACTTATAGATCTCAGGCTTTCAAAAAGAAGCACTATACAGATTTCAGGCAAATAACTCTTTTTCTCTTCTCTTTGTGTCAGGCGATGATGGTGGACGAGGCAGATGAATTTGTTACTGGCACTCAAGGCAAAGGAAAACGTCCTGGAGAGTCCAGCAGTCCTGCTGGGGTAGGGGCCCCCAAACGCAGGCGCTGCATGTCTCCACTACTTCGGCCGGGACGGGCATATACACCTCCCAAAACACCACCCAGAAGTAAGTAAAATCATTTAGTAGTGTCACTTAATTCTGGTACCTTGAGTGTCTAAAACATAGAAGCTCCAATTTTACTCATGCATGTTTCATGTCTGATCCAAAACAGCACCAGATAATGATCACACAGAATTGGGAAACCACATCACCAACCATCTTGAGTCAAACAACAACTTGGACAAGGAGCTGAGTCCTGTGCCAGAGTCTGAACCGATTCAGCAAAGGAACCACCTTCAGTCAAATGAGATTGAGATCCAGCAGGACGGAGTGCAGGAGAACGGCCAGTCCAGCGAGAGTGAGCTCTCTCTGGGCAGTGAGGGTGAAGAGGAGGCCCCACACCGCTACCCTTCCCCCTGCCAgctaaaaaaaatcagaaacgAAGAGAGCCAGGAGCTGAACTCTGAACTCCGAGTGCTCATCACCAAGGAGATAAGGAAACCTGGAAGACGTAAGTAACAACACACATGTGCAGATGTCTTCAACTAAACACTGTTCGAGTGTTTCCATCATTTCCTCTCTTGATGCTCTTTCCTGGATGGTGTCCAGTTAGCAAAGGAGTGGTGGCCTCCCACCAACGCTTTGTCTTGGGCCTTGTGAAATCCATTGGACATGTTGGCTTCTTTTGCTAAATGTGAAAAGCTATAATATTGTTGCAGCTGGTTtccatttgttatttttatttgtgcatTGTAATGAATATTACAGGTCTTGGGAAATTGATTTTGTTCCTGTGgttttacaattattttttttgacaTTGCACATGACACCATACATCAAAGCTTTCTACCCCCTCCCCCCATGTCCTTAACGCAGGTTATGAGAAAATCTTCTACCTCCTCAAGCAAATCCAGGGCAGTTTGGAAACGCGTCTGATCTTCCTGCAAAGCATAATCAAAGAGGCTGCCAGGTATACTCCTTCCTTCAGATTCAAAATTAAGTAGATTGACTACACATTTGGTATTTGTATGAAGAGTAAAGCCCAAAGTAAGCTTTGTTTTTATGCATACAGCAGGGTATACTCACAGTGCAtgttatgtaatttttttttaattttttttatcaacaatAGATGCATGCTTTGCCACTTATTTTACCCACAAGTGATCAAAGGCTTAGAGTTTACATTTAAACCCATTTCAAGGGTTCAGCTAGAAGTGGACACTCGAAGATTGGGCACAATGACGTGCATCCGAGAGAACAGGACTGAGGGAAGTTAGTGagggaagggcataaaaaaTGTCTTGGGAGGCTTTTACACTGGGCTTGTTTGCTGTGGTCCAAGCCCGGACGCGATTGTTCCCGCTGCCTCCCGCAGCCTTGTTCCGGTTTCACACTAAACTTGATTCTGTCGAACCCTGGTGCATTTGCGCTCATTTTACGTCATTGCAAACATGCACAGCGCAT is a genomic window of Chanodichthys erythropterus isolate Z2021 chromosome 14, ASM2448905v1, whole genome shotgun sequence containing:
- the ints6 gene encoding integrator complex subunit 6 isoform X2, which codes for MSMACRAVKVAGKMSNSQLHLPLTTPLPGSELTKEPFRWDQRLFSLVLRIPGHASSDPEPMGGVPLDSSPITPMCEVTGGRSYSVFSQRMLNQCLESLVQKIQSGVVINFEKTGPDPPPTEDGPTEIKYGPQSWHSCHKLIYVRPNPKTGVPVGHWPIPESFWPDQNSPTLPPRAAHPQVKFSCVDSEPMVVDKVPFDKYELEPSPLTQYILERKSPHTCWQVFVCNSAKYGELGQPFGYLKASTALTCVNLFVMPYNYPVVLPLLDDLITVHKFKPPAKWRQSFENYLKTMPPYYITALRKALRMMGAPNLLADNMEYGLSYSVVSYLKKLSQQTKVEADRVCASIGKKTVPEGGIKLRCRSSALSLAHRKDFTQLLHSIMGDGPALPMEANTKEFAGFQLAALNKALKPQGLRNPYDIPRAHLLDQLSRMRRNLLHASICILKGQDQDQLHSVPIAQMGNYQDYLKHCPAPLREADPDQPKRLHTFGNPFKLDKKAMMVDEADEFVTGTQGKGKRPGESSSPAGVGAPKRRRCMSPLLRPGRAYTPPKTPPRTPDNDHTELGNHITNHLESNNNLDKELSPVPESEPIQQRNHLQSNEIEIQQDGVQENGQSSESELSLGSEGEEEAPHRYPSPCQLKKIRNEESQELNSELRVLITKEIRKPGRRYEKIFYLLKQIQGSLETRLIFLQSIIKEAARFKKRVLIEQLENFLEEIHLRANSMNHLDGF
- the ints6 gene encoding integrator complex subunit 6 isoform X1; the protein is MPVLLFLIDTSASMNQRSHLGTSYLDIAKGAVETFLKLRSRDPASRGDRYMLVSFEEAPAGIKAGWKDSHATFMTELRNLQAVGLTSIGQSLRTAFDLLNLNRLVSGIDNYGQGRNPFFLEPAIILAITDGSKLTGSSGVQDELHLPLTTPLPGSELTKEPFRWDQRLFSLVLRIPGHASSDPEPMGGVPLDSSPITPMCEVTGGRSYSVFSQRMLNQCLESLVQKIQSGVVINFEKTGPDPPPTEDGPTEIKYGPQSWHSCHKLIYVRPNPKTGVPVGHWPIPESFWPDQNSPTLPPRAAHPQVKFSCVDSEPMVVDKVPFDKYELEPSPLTQYILERKSPHTCWQVFVCNSAKYGELGQPFGYLKASTALTCVNLFVMPYNYPVVLPLLDDLITVHKFKPPAKWRQSFENYLKTMPPYYITALRKALRMMGAPNLLADNMEYGLSYSVVSYLKKLSQQTKVEADRVCASIGKKTVPEGGIKLRCRSSALSLAHRKDFTQLLHSIMGDGPALPMEANTKEFAGFQLAALNKALKPQGLRNPYDIPRAHLLDQLSRMRRNLLHASICILKGQDQDQLHSVPIAQMGNYQDYLKHCPAPLREADPDQPKRLHTFGNPFKLDKKAMMVDEADEFVTGTQGKGKRPGESSSPAGVGAPKRRRCMSPLLRPGRAYTPPKTPPRTPDNDHTELGNHITNHLESNNNLDKELSPVPESEPIQQRNHLQSNEIEIQQDGVQENGQSSESELSLGSEGEEEAPHRYPSPCQLKKIRNEESQELNSELRVLITKEIRKPGRRYEKIFYLLKQIQGSLETRLIFLQSIIKEAARFKKRVLIEQLENFLEEIHLRANSMNHLDGF